The genomic window AATAAATGTTTTTTCATGTGGTTATTTTTTGCTTATTGATTACTTTTTTGGCGAGTGCACCGAAAATCACTCCCAATAAAGTACCAACAAACGCCCCCACCAAAATATCTATCGGGAAATGCACTCCTAAATAAATGCGGCTATAAGAAACAACTACAGCCCATACAAATATAGCATAAGGAAACCATTTAAGGTTATTTTTTAATAAAATAGTTAAATAAGTTGCCAAAAAGAACGTATTGGAAGCATGAGCGGAATAAAATCCGTACTGCCCACCACATTTTACGATTCTCATGTGATGCTCAAGAGTTGGGTCATGACAAGGTCTCAGTCTCTCTATGCCATGTTTGAAAATACCGGCCACCTGATCAGAAACCGTAACACCGATAGCTACAAATATTAATATAAAAACTAACGATCTTAGTTTATAATTTTTGAATAAAAAATAACAGAATATAATGTAAAGCGGAACCCAGATCCACGTACTGGAAATCAGCATCCAGAACTGATCAAAAGAAGAGCTTCCCAAATTATTGAGAAACAAAAAAGCTTTCTTATCCTCCAGAATTATTTCTTCCATCGATTATCTGCTTACAGGTCCTTCGTAAGTTTCATCTTCGGAAGGCTTTGGTTTTGGAGGTTCATTCGATGCCTGTGGTTCGGTAAGAATATCTTTTTGGATATCTTTCATCGGATTAAAATCTTTCGCAGCATCCTTCACTTTCTCTATTTCACGCTTGATCTCAGAAACAGGATTATCTGTTTCCTTCAAGATCTCAGTTTTAATATCTTCCACTGCGCCACGCATTTTTCTTACACCTGATCCCAGATCACGCGCAATTTGAGGAAGTTTATCCGGTCCGAATAATACAACGATCGCCACAGCAATCAGTGCCATTTCTCCAAAGCTTAGTTCCATTTTGTAAAATTACGAAAGATTATACAATTGTATGATGTTATATATTAATTTTAAACAAATTTTAAGAAAAGGGGTCGAGTTTCGGGTCGCAGGTTTTGGAGATACGAGGTTCGAGTTGTGGGTTGAAAGGTTGGGGGATTTTAAAGTTTCTCTGTTTTTTAGGAGCTATTTCCAGCTTTCCACTGTATCTTTTGAGTTACGGCCTCCGCTTTGCTCCGGCCGCAACTCAAAAGGATGCCGTTGCAATCTGGGCTAGGGTTTTTGTCGACTCATCAATTTCTGAATTTGATTGAACTTTATTTGCCATTCTGGAAGGATCGCAACAACAAAATTCGAAAACCCTTCGACTGCTTCGCGCTCAGGGTGACACTGGCAAATTATTTCGATTAGCTGAAACGTTTATTATTAGAGAAGTTTGTCATCCTGGAAGGATCTCAACAACCAAGTTCAAAAACCCTTCGACTGCTTCGCGCTCAGGGTGACACTGGCAGATTATTTAGATTAGCTGAAACGTTTATTATTAGAGAAGTTTGTCATTCTGCAGGATCTCAACAACAAAATTCAAAACCCTTCGACTGCTTCGCGCTCAGGGTGACACTGACAAATTACTTCGATTAGTTGAAACGTTTATTATTAGAGAAGTTTGTTATTCTGGAAGAATCTCAACAACAAAAATTCAAAATCCTTCGACTGCTTCGCGCTCAGGGTGACACTGGTAAATTATTTCGGATATCTGGGACGCTAAGTATTGACGACAAACGTGGTGGTAAAATTATTATTCGACTTGAAGTTCATTGAAAAAATTCATCATAATTTAAATAACAATTAACAAATACTTAATTCACGTCAAAATGATTTAACTTAACTTTCCATTCATTAAAAGATGACAAAAACTTAATAATATATTCTTTCAAACATTATATTTCCAACAGAACGGGACATCAATCTGATGCCCCGTTTTGCATTTTATTCTATACTATCTTTCTTCGGATGTTTTTTCTGAAAAGCGTAATACGTAATCACCACACTGATCGCCATTAAAATAAAAGCCAAAAAGAACGGCGCGCCGGAAAACTTAAACGGAGCTTCATCATGCGTGAAGAAGTAAAATAAATTCGTCATCATCGGAGGTCCGACAATAGATGTTGCACTCATTAAACTCGTCAATGCCCCCTGCAATTCTCCCTGCTCGTTGGAAGGTACACTTTTCGTAATGACCGACTGTAACGCAGGTCCGCAAATACCGCCTAGACAATAAGGAATTAAGAATGCAAACATCATCCAACCCTGCGTAGCAAAGGCAAAAAGCAACATTCCGACAGCGTAAAGTGCCAATCCGTAATAAATACTTTTTTGTTCGCCCAGTCTCGGAGTAGTCCATCGAATCAAGCCTCCTTGAACGATTCCTACCAATAATCCCACAACACCTAAAGAAATTCCTACCATTCTCTCCGTCCAGTTGAATTTATACATAGTAAAGAAGCTCCAGTTACTCTGAACTGCGTGTCCTGCAATGTAAATTAAAATTAATGAAACAATTAATCCGGAAATTTCGGGATGTTTACCTAAAAATTTAAATGAACCTATCGGGTTTGCTCTTTTCCAGTTAAATTCCCTTCTTTTGTCTTTATCCAAACTTTCCGGAAGGATGAAATATCCGTAAAGGAAATTCAGTAAACACAATCCGGCTGCAGCATAAAAGGGAACTCTGGCTCCATAATGGCCTAAAACTCCACCCAAAACAGGTCCAATAATGAATCCGAGGCCAAAAGCAGCACCAATTAAACCAAAATTTTTAGCTCTGTCTTCATCTGTAGAAATATCGGCAATATAAGCACTCGCCGTAGTCACGCTGGCTCCCGTAATGCCGGCAATCACCCTTCCCAGGAACAGCCACCAGATTGTCGGTGCTAAAGCCAGGAAAATATAATCTACCGCAAATCCGAAAAGTGAAATCAGAATAATAGGTCTTCGTCCATATTTGTCACTTAAGTTTCCGACAACAGGAGAGAAAATAAATTGTGTAAATGCATAAGCAAATCCCAACCAGCCCCCATATTTAGCAGCTTCACTTATGTCACCATGAATAAGTTCTTCAATAAGTTTCGGAACCACCGGAATGATGATACCCCATCCCGTAATATCAATCAGTAATGTAATAAATATGAAACCAATAGCGGCCTTTTTCCTAGAATTTTCCATAGTTGTGCAAAAATAGTCAAATCGGAAAAAATAATGATTCTAAATTATTAATTGGGTGTTAATTTTGTTGCTGGTTTTTAGTTTTTGGTTGCTTATGGTTTTTGGTTAGGATTATTAAACTGTTTCATTTTTGAGTTGAGATCCTTCGACTGCTTCGCGCTCAGGATGACATCTCTAATACTAAGCGTTCCAGATATCCGAAATAATTTGCCAGTGTCATCCTGAGCGCGAAGCAGTCGAAGGATTTAATTTGTTTTTTTAAATGGAAAAATTGTGTTTAGATTCTTCCAAAATGACAAAATGCAGATTTTTCTGATTGGAAGTTTGAAAACTAAATACTAAACCAGCGACGAGAAACTATCAACAAAATTCACAACCAACAAAATCAAGCACAAAAAAAGCCTTTCAGTGTTGAAAGGCTTTTTTTCTTATTTATTGTAGTAAACTTTATTTTGAAGCAAGTACTTCTTTGTTTGTAGTCGACTTACCGTGAACATCTTCTTCCTTACCGGTTTTTAAGAAGTCGTAGGCAATTGCCGATGCTACGAAGATCGATGAATAGGTACCGAATCCGATACCGATTAACATTGCAAACATGAATCCTCTTAGGTTGTCTCCACCAAAAATGAAGATCGCCAAAATTACAAGGATTGTTGTAAATGAGGTGTTGAATGTTCTACCCAACGTACTTGAAATAGAGTCATCGAACAACCCAGCCAAAGTGATGGATTTCTTTTCTCTCAGATATTCTCTAATTCTGTCGAAGATAATTACCGTATCGTTGATTGAGTATCCCAATACCGTAAGGATCGCAGCGATGAAATCCTGATTGATCTCCATGTTGAAAGGCATATACTTGTGAAGCAATGAATAAGCTCCCAAAATGATTACCGCATCATGGAATAGAGACGCAACCGCACCAAGAGAGAACTGCCATTTTCTAAATCTCACCAAGATGTAGATAAAGATCATTCCCAATGCCGCTAAAACCGCATAGATCCCATGAATCTTAATATCATCGGCCACAGAAGGCCCTACTTTTTCAGAAGAGATGATTCCTGCGTGGTCTTTATCTGCTGATTTGAAGTCTTTCAACGTCATATTTGCAGGTAAGTTTGTTTTTAACCCTTCAAATAATTTTTGCTCGATAATCTGGTCAGCTTTTAAAGATTCGTCATCGATCAGGTAATCTGTAGAGATCTTTAGCTGTCTGTCGTTTCCAAAAGTTTTAGCTTCAACAGAAGAGTTTTTACCGTCTTCAGTTTTGAATGTCGTTACTAATTTTTCTTCAATATCATTAACATTGATATTTTTATCAAATCTTACCACGTAGTTTCTACCTCCCGTAAAGTCGATACCGTATTTGAAACCGTGTGTAGCAATCGAAATGATACAAACCACTGTAAGAACTGCAGAGAAGATATAAGCATATTTTCTTTTTCCGATAAAATCGATCCAAGTATTTCTGAATAGATTTTTCGTAGCCGGAGTCCAGACAGAAAGTCCTTTTCCTTTATTTAATCTTGAGAAGATCATTACTCTCGAAAGCAATACTGACGTGAATAATGTCATCGCAATACCGATCATTAGTGTCAATGCAAAACCTTTGATAGGTCCCGTTCCGAAGAAGAATAATACAACAGCCGTTAAGAAAGTCGTGGTGTGACCATCGATAATTGCATTCAATGCATGTTTGAAACCATCTTTATATGCTTCAAGAATACCTTTTCCGGCGAATAGCTCTTCTTTTGTTCTTTCATAGATAATAACGTTCGTGTCGACCGCGACCGCCATCGTAAGAACGATACCCGCGATACCTGGAAGCGTAAGCGTAAAGTCTCCCGAATCCATGATACCGAAAATATAGAACAAGTTGATAATCATTGCAATAACAGCATAAACACCTGCTCCACCATAATAGAAGATGATATAAACGATAATAATACCGAATGCGATAATGAATGACATTAAACCTGCATCAATAGACTCCTGTCCTAAAGACGGACCTACAACCGTAGCCTGAACTACTTTTGCACCTGCCGGTAATTTACCCGCTCCTAAAACGTCTACCAATTCCTTAGCTTCTTCCTGAGAGAAGTTACCGGAGATCTGAGTTCTACCGTTAGGAATAGCATTTACAACGTTCGGTGCAGTGTATACTCTACCGTCAAGTGTTACAGCAACTGGTTTACCTACGTTTTTCTCTGTTAATGTTTTCCATTCTTTAGCACCTTTAGAATCCATCTGCATGTCTACTACTACTCTGCTCAGCTCATCATAGCCGATGCTTGCAGATTCAACAGCACCGTCTACAGGAGCTTTCTGATTGATGTTACCTCTGATCGCATACAATACCAGACTTTCAGAGTCTGTAGCTTCAGGTTTGTAACCCCACATGAATTGTGTATATTTAATGTTAGCCGGACGTAATGACTGAGCTACTTTGCTGTTTAAAATTTTGTTTACAACAGCTGTATCAGACAATTTTACGTTGGCAACACCATTGGTTCTTAATTTGTCAAGGTGTATAAGATTCATGAAGTTTACGTTTTTCGCAACTCCCATAGAATCGCCTTTAGCAGCCACGATAGACGTTAATGTCTGGAAATATGGCGCTATTTCAGGAACTTGTTGTACTTCCCAGAATTGAAGTTTTGCAGAAGTCTGAAGCATTTTCTTCACCTTATCGATGTCTTTCATACCAGGCATTTCTACAGAAATTCTAGCTGTACCAGGTACTCTCTGAACGTTTGGCTGGATAGCTCCCAACTTGTCAATTCTCGTTCTGATTACCTCAAAAGCTGTTCCTACAGACGCATCGATTTTTCTTTTAACAATGCTTTTTACCTGATCATCAGGCGTATTGTACTTTACCTCAGTAAGTGTTGTATTTCCGAAAATTTCCGGATCTGCCAACTTCAGGTTTGTACCTTTAGCTTTGTTAATTGCATCGAACTGGTCGAAAAAGTTGTCGATGTAAGATTTTGTAGAATTCTTCTGAACTTCATCCGTTTTGTTTAAAGCCTCGATAAGGATCGGGTTCGTAGAATAATTTGTTAAATCATTCACAAGATCTCTTTGGTTGATCTCCAAAAGAACGTTGATCCCACCTTTCAAGTCAAGACCAAGTTTCATTTCCTTGTCTTTGGCTTTAGTGTAATAAAGTTTAGTGAATCCCAGATTCAGTGTATCCTTAGAAAGTTTTGCAATTTCTTTCTGATACTTCTCCGGATTGTCTCCTGCAATAGCAGTCGCCTGCTTTTCAATTTTGCTGGCGTACCATGTTGGTAATAGCTCGTTTAAGCAAATCAACCCTAGTACAATAGCAACAATTGTAATAAGTCCTTTTCCTTGCATTTTGTTATAACTACGTTAAATTAAGTCGGCAAATATAATCATTTTCTTGTATTTTATGAATTTTTAACAACAGAAATCATTTATTTTCAGATATATCGGCATTCTTATTTTTATTTCAGATTTAATAATTTTTTCATGGTATTGTAATGAATTTTTCAATGTTTGATTGGTATGAAATTTTCATTCATGTTTAATACACTAAATATCAAAATATTATGAAAAAACTACTTTTTACAGCAAGTATTTTTTCTTCCCTGTTTATTAATGCCCAAAGCATTAGTCTGGAAGAATTTGCTACCGGGCTTACTGCCCCAGTTGAGATTGTAAATGCCAATGACAGCAGAATGTTTGTCGTACAGCAAAACGGGATTATTAAAATCGTACAGCCGAACGGAACTGTAAATCCAACTAATTTCCTGAATATCAGCTCAAAAATCACTTACGGAGGCGAAAGAGGTCTTTTGGGACTGGCATTTCATCCGCAATACTCGACCAACGGGTATTTTTTTGTGTATTATAACGACCTGGACGGTAATGTAACAGTCGCCAGATACACCCGAAGTTCAAATCCGGATGTTGCAGATCCGGCCACTGAAAAAATTATTATCAACCAGTCGAAACCGTTTGATAATCACAATGGAGGAAGCATTCATTTTGCGCCGGATGGTTATTTGTGGATTGTTACGGGTGATGGAGGAAGCGGCGGCGATCCCAATAATAATGCCCAAAACAAAAATTCTCTTTTGGGAAAATTGTTAAGATTAGACATCAATTCTACCGGGCCCTACAATATCCCACCCGGAAATCCTTTTGTAGGCGTGGATGGAGCGGATGAAGTCTGGGCTTACGGATTGAGAAATGCCTGGAAATTTAATTTCGATACCGTTTCCGGGAATGTGATGATTGCGGATGTAGGTCAGGGACAATATGAAGAAATCAACCGTGTTCCGCTGACACAGGCTGGAGTCAACTATGGGTGGAGATGTTATGAGGGAAATAATGCCTACAATACTGCCGGATGTGCTGCTCAATCGACCATGACATTTCCGGTTGCGGTGTATGATCATTCCGGAGGAAAATGCTCGATTACAGGAGGTTATGTTTACAGAGGAGCGCAATTTCCTGTCTTACAGGGAAAATATATTTTTGCTGACTATTGTTCTACACAGATCGGTATCTTAAATCCGAATAATTCAATTACCTGGTCACCGGCATTTTCAGGAAATAATTTTTCAACTTTCGGAGTGAATAATCAAAATGAATTGTTCGTCGCAGCAGTAAATAACGGAAAAATTTTCAGAGTGACTACAACCAGCTTAGGAACTCAGGAAAACGAAAACCTTGCTGAAATAAAAGTTTATCCGAATCCTGCATCTAAAAAAGTTTTCATAGAAGGCTTAAAAGACAAAAATATTTCCGTTGAAATCATCAATTTTGAAGGAAGAAGAATACTAGAATCAGTAAAGATAGAAAATGATAACAGTATTGACATATCGGGAATTCCAGCGGGAGTTTATTTTATTAATTTAAAATCAGGAAACCTGAAATCTTATAGCCAGAAATTGATTATTAAGTAAAATTCTTACATGTAAATTAATTTCACTTAATGAAATCCTTCGACTGCTTCGCGCTCAGGGTGACACTGGCAAATTATTCCACTTAGTTGGAATGCATAGTATTAGCGGTGTCACTCTGAGCGCGAAGCAGTTGAAGGATCTATAAAGTGTTACATCTAATATCTAAAATATTTTAACCCAAATTTTTAAAGCCTCAATCAATTCGGTTGGGGCTTTTTTAAGAAATATAAAATTAAAAATATCGGTACAATTATTATTAATCTTACAATTAAAGAAAATCTTTCCACCTCATTATCCATCAATACATTTGGTATTAAAGAAACCAATCCCAACGAAATACTGAAAAAGATAATTTCTAAAGTTGATAATTTTCTCGTTTTTTCTTTTTTAATAGTAATTTTTGAGCTTAAGATCCAAAAAACCAACAACAGGATCATAAAAGGAAATGACCAGATTCTATAGGTATCATATGCAATGGCATGAAGCAATAAAGGAATGAATGAAACCACCATCAATAAAAGAAACAACTGAATATTTTGTTTCAGTTTAAATTCTTTAAAAATCATCCACAAAGAAAAAAGTATCGGAATTCCATACAAGATGGTTGCTCTAGAAAAAAATAATCTTTGGATAAAACTTCCGCTCTCTTCTTTAAAATAATAAGTGAAACTTTTCGTGTAAGCCGATGCCACGGAATCTGCAGCTTTTTCAGAAATAAAAGGTATTTCCTTTAAATAATTAAAAATAACAGAAAAGTAATTTTCACCATTCCATTCCTGATACAAAGTGACGGAAATTGCAGTAAAAAATGGCAATATCAGAAATACCACCAGCTTTTTTAAAATATCCGCTGAAAATATATTTTTTAATGAAAATTTTTCAACCCCAATTTCTGTCACCACAAGCGCAAAACAACTTACCGGCAACATCAGGAAGAACGAAACTTCATGTATCAGTATACAAATCGCTGCAATAGCCGATGATAAAAGAATTTTCTTTTGTTTAATAAAATAAATGACTAAAATTGTCAGTAAAAAAATGATATGGTCTAAATATCCGATCAGGTGAGCGGAAAACACAATGTATTGAGAAAGAAAAAAGATTAAGAAGAAAAATATCCTGTAAAAACTATTTTCCTGTTTAAATGTTTCTTTTACAGCAATTATAAACACAGAAACATACAGTAAAAACAATATTACAGCGGAAAGAATTAAAATATTAAATTCATTCTTCTCAAAAATCCATCCGAAAATTTCCCCAGCCAGTCCTCTTTTGATAAACCCAAACCTGTAATCCAGCATCCAGTGTGCTTCGGACCAGTCATTGGGAAACCTTATCGTTTTTAAAACACTGAAAACAAGTGCATAAAGATAAAGTAAAACCAAGAGAACCTTCCTGTTCATAGACCTAGATCGTCATTGAGAAAATTCTCGTTTCCGGTTTGTTTCTCATCATTCTAAGGTCGAAAACCATGGCTACATTTCTTGTAAAAGCCCTTCCTTTTTCCGTAATTTTTATCTGATTATCATTAATTTCCACCAACTCGTCTCTTTCCATTTCCTGCAGCATTTCAAAAGCATTTTCCAGCTCAGGGAAAGAATTGTTTACGTCAAAAGTGGTTTCCAACTGACACATTAGATTCAAAATATGTCTTCTTACCATAAGATCTTCTTCGTTCAGAATATGACCTTTTACTACAGGAATTTCGCCCTCTTCCACCATTTTTTGATACTCTTCCACTGTTTTCACATTTTGTGCAAAAGCGTACCACGAATCTGAAATGGCAGACATTCCCAGACCGACCATCAGTTGGGTCTTGCTGGAAGTATAGCCCATGAAATTTCTATGTAATTTTTTATGAATTAAAGACTGGTACAGATCATCGTGTTCCAAAGAAAAATGATCCATCCCTACTTCAATATAGCCTAGATTTTCCAGTAATTTTTTACCGTCTTCGTACAAATGGCGCTTTTCTTCACCACTCGGAAGGTCATTTTCGTCAAAGCCTCTTTGCCCGACTCCTTTTACCCACGGAACGTGCGCGTAAGAATAGAAAGCCAGACGATCCGGTTTCAACTCCATAGTCTTGCGAATGGTGTGCTCCATCGCTTCCCAGGTCTGATGCGGAAGCCCGAAAACAAGGTCATGACTGATTCCCCTGTACCCGATTTCTCTTGCCCATTCCGTCACTTCTTTTACCTTTTCAAAAGGCTGAATTCTGTTGATGGCCTTCTGAACCTTCGGATCATAATCCTGTACCCCAAAACTTACCCTTCTGAAACCAAGATCAAATAACGTCTGAAGATGTCCCCTCGTTGTATTGTTCGGGTGACCTTCGAAAGAAAACTCCTGATGCTCAGCGATCTCAACTGTTTCAAAAATACCTGTCAAAAGTTTTTTAAGATTCTCCGGAGAGAAGAAAGTCGGAGTTCCACCTCCTAAGTGAAGTTCTTTCAGCTTCGGTTTTTCGTCAAACATTTTAAGATACAGCTGCCATTCTTTCAACACACTTTCCAGGTACGGAATTTCAACACTGTGCTGTTTTGTAATGCGCTTATGACACGCACAAAACGTACATAAAGCTTCGCAGAAAGGCAGGTGAATATAGATAGAAATCCCCTCTTCTGCATTACTCTCCTTAAAAGTCCTGATCACACTTTGCTTCCATTGCTCCGGTGAGAATGAAGTTTCATCCCAATACGGAACGGTAGGATAAGAAGTGTAACGAGGGCCGGGAATGTTATATTTATCTATTAAAGAATTCATTTTTGATTTAAAATTTTAACATGAACTCCACATGAATTCATTATGCAAAATTAAATATATCTTATGGATTTTGAACCATGAAATATATTAGGGTTTATTTTCGAAATTTATAATGAGTCTAAATACTTCTTCCGCAAATTTCTGTCCCAAATCGATATAACCTGCACTGTTGTAATGCCACGGATCGTCGCCGTAACCGTAATTTTTAGTTGAGCGGACGATCGCTGCACTTTTATCATTCAGCACAAATTTCTCCTGAGCATACTGCACCAGCTCGCCCATTTTCCAGACTCTGCCCGATTTGTCTTTCCCTGAATCTGAAATTTTTCCGATCACGACGGGAAGATCATCCGTCAACAAAGCTGCCCTCATTTGATTCATCAATATTTTTAAATGATCATAATACCGGTTGGCAATGGCTTCGTCATAACTTGCATCGCCTTCGCCCTGCATCCAGAGAATTCCGGACGGGACGATAAGGTCTTTTTTACCGTCTTTATCAATATCTGTTTCCGATAAAGCATTTTTTACGGTTTTTAAAAAATTATCATATTGATTTAAACCATTTAATCCTTGAAAATCTGCATCCCAGCAACCGAAATCTCCCTTTGCCAAGCTGTCAATTGAAGTTCCTTCTCTTGCGTATTTGATCAAGGCAATTTTATCGTTGGGGAAAAGTTCTTTCATTTTTTTAGCGAAAGATAACTCAAGTCCAAACCTGTCGGACAGCGTGTTGGTTTTTCCGTTTGACTTAAAACCGGTTCCGTTTCCCGGCTTTAAAACATCCCATTTTCCCAGTCCGCCATTCAAATTTCCGTCCGGAACAGAATTTCCCTGAAAAATATAAACATCTTTAAACGATTTTAAATCATTCGGAAGATCTTTATTAAAGCCAAAACCATTCATATTCCGATTGTCCGGCCAAAATAAACACCCGGATTTTTTGAGTATAAAATAAAGTTGGAATTAATAAAAAGAAGAATATTTTTAAGTTTTTCATTGGAAAATTTGTTCAAATTTAGCTTGAAGAAAGTTTTAATGGATATTATTTAGAAAGATATGTTCTATGAAGAAGATTTAGAATTTTAATTTCATCAAAGAAACTTTACCATTTCCGGCAAAAACAACTGTATTTTTATCTACCCATTCACAGACAAAAAATCCTTTTTCATCAGAAATTTTCTTCCATGTTTTTCCAAAATCAGAGGAATAACTGATATGCTGATCGCCAACGGAAATAATTTCTTGTCCTTTAGAATTCGGTTTAATTTTTACACAAGTCGTATACCCGGCATTTTTTCCTGATGCCTGAATCTGCCAAGTTTTTCCACCGTCGTTTGTGGTAGCGATATTATTGATGTTTGCATCCTGTTTTGTGTAATCCCCGCCGACAGCAATCCCGAATTTATCATCTGAAAAATCGATAGAATACATTCCCTGGGAAGATTCTCCCTGAACGAAAGGCGTCGTAAAAATTTCGAATTTTTCATCTTTTAAATTCATTCTTAAAATTCTGGAAGCTTTCCCTCCGGTCGCAATCCACAAATAATTTTTGGAGGAAGCAATATTGGTATTGCTTGCGGCAAATGCGGCCTCTCCTTCATTCAATGAAATATTATTTTTAAACATACTCCATTTTCCATTTCTAAAAACAGCTAATTTCAACTGATTATTTTTATCTGAATCGCTGAAAGTATAGGCAACCTGGTCATTTACAAAATGAAGTGCATCATAAAAAGCTGTTTTCACCGTATCTGTGAATACAATTTTTGATGTTAAGCTTTTTTTATCAATCTTAAAAAACTCAGCCGGACTTTCAATATTAATGGCATAAAACGAACTTTTATCCTGCGCCAATGTCCGAAACTGCAACTTCTTTTCAGATAATCTGATCTGTTTTTGATTTTTAGGATTTTTTAGGTCTACAAAACCGAATTTAGAATCCGTTCCGCTGTACCAGACCTTGTTGTCGTAGATTTCCAGAGCACGGATGCTTATTTTGTCATTTAAAATAGTTTCAAAGCTTTCTATCTGTTGAGAAAATGAAAATATTCCTAAGAATGAAAATAAAAATGGTAAAATCTTTTTCATAAGAACAAAAATAAAAAATCCACAGAATTCTGTGGATTTAAGTTTATATTTTTTACAAATCTAGATCTGGTTTTTCCAAAGGTTCCTGTTCCGCTTTGAAAGTTTCACCGTATCCTCCGTTCTGGATTTTCGAGTGTTTTTTACTGTATAGGAAGTAAATCACAAACCCGATCGCCAGCCAAGCCAAAGAATACATCTGAGCTTCTTTACTTAGATTAATAATCAAATAAATATTAATAGCAATACCTGCACAAGCAATTACCGGTAACGCAGGTACCTTGAAGTTTCTCTGTAAGTTCGGTTCTTTTACTCTCAACACCCAAACCGCTACACACACCATTGTGAATGCGAATAAAGTTCCAAAACTTGTCATGTGAGCAAGCTCATTAATA from Chryseobacterium wanjuense includes these protein-coding regions:
- a CDS encoding sialate O-acetylesterase, with the protein product MNGFGFNKDLPNDLKSFKDVYIFQGNSVPDGNLNGGLGKWDVLKPGNGTGFKSNGKTNTLSDRFGLELSFAKKMKELFPNDKIALIKYAREGTSIDSLAKGDFGCWDADFQGLNGLNQYDNFLKTVKNALSETDIDKDGKKDLIVPSGILWMQGEGDASYDEAIANRYYDHLKILMNQMRAALLTDDLPVVIGKISDSGKDKSGRVWKMGELVQYAQEKFVLNDKSAAIVRSTKNYGYGDDPWHYNSAGYIDLGQKFAEEVFRLIINFENKP
- a CDS encoding WD40/YVTN/BNR-like repeat-containing protein, translating into MKKILPFLFSFLGIFSFSQQIESFETILNDKISIRALEIYDNKVWYSGTDSKFGFVDLKNPKNQKQIRLSEKKLQFRTLAQDKSSFYAINIESPAEFFKIDKKSLTSKIVFTDTVKTAFYDALHFVNDQVAYTFSDSDKNNQLKLAVFRNGKWSMFKNNISLNEGEAAFAASNTNIASSKNYLWIATGGKASRILRMNLKDEKFEIFTTPFVQGESSQGMYSIDFSDDKFGIAVGGDYTKQDANINNIATTNDGGKTWQIQASGKNAGYTTCVKIKPNSKGQEIISVGDQHISYSSDFGKTWKKISDEKGFFVCEWVDKNTVVFAGNGKVSLMKLKF
- the hemN gene encoding oxygen-independent coproporphyrinogen III oxidase; translation: MNSLIDKYNIPGPRYTSYPTVPYWDETSFSPEQWKQSVIRTFKESNAEEGISIYIHLPFCEALCTFCACHKRITKQHSVEIPYLESVLKEWQLYLKMFDEKPKLKELHLGGGTPTFFSPENLKKLLTGIFETVEIAEHQEFSFEGHPNNTTRGHLQTLFDLGFRRVSFGVQDYDPKVQKAINRIQPFEKVKEVTEWAREIGYRGISHDLVFGLPHQTWEAMEHTIRKTMELKPDRLAFYSYAHVPWVKGVGQRGFDENDLPSGEEKRHLYEDGKKLLENLGYIEVGMDHFSLEHDDLYQSLIHKKLHRNFMGYTSSKTQLMVGLGMSAISDSWYAFAQNVKTVEEYQKMVEEGEIPVVKGHILNEEDLMVRRHILNLMCQLETTFDVNNSFPELENAFEMLQEMERDELVEINDNQIKITEKGRAFTRNVAMVFDLRMMRNKPETRIFSMTI